Proteins found in one bacterium genomic segment:
- a CDS encoding DinB family protein: MAPQAVATVQPQRQFLMNVLKDFKEEHENFKPTDDMMTVAQQIRHIARVTDWFREAGFGAGFNMDFEAEMAEMVKPVTLAQAMAELNEAFDRFMEVAEKATEAEIFAPLPPNPILGEAPRIVIFSANADHVAHHRGALTVYQRLLGMTPRMAYDG; encoded by the coding sequence ATGGCACCCCAGGCAGTCGCGACTGTGCAGCCACAGCGCCAGTTTCTGATGAATGTTCTCAAGGACTTCAAAGAAGAGCACGAGAACTTCAAACCGACGGACGACATGATGACGGTCGCGCAGCAGATTCGTCATATCGCGCGCGTCACGGATTGGTTCCGCGAGGCGGGATTCGGGGCGGGGTTCAACATGGATTTCGAGGCGGAGATGGCCGAGATGGTGAAGCCGGTCACACTGGCGCAGGCGATGGCGGAGTTGAACGAAGCTTTCGATCGCTTCATGGAAGTCGCGGAGAAGGCAACCGAGGCGGAGATCTTCGCGCCGTTGCCCCCGAACCCGATCCTGGGCGAGGCACCGCGCATCGTCATCTTCTCGGCCAACGCCGACCACGTCGCGCACCACCGCGGCGCGCTGACGGTTTATCAGCGATTGCTCGGGATGACTCCGCGCATGGCCTACGACGGCTGA
- the argB gene encoding acetylglutamate kinase codes for MRNLSIEELTARAEILIEAMPYISQFRGSIAVIKYGGAAMVEEELKKAVIQDIALMQTVGIHPVVVHGGGKEITALLSQMGAQTQFIDGQRVTDAQALDAAEMVLAGRISGEIVAGLNAAGARAVGVSGKDGGLLRARKHQPGGTDLGFVGEVEEVHPEVIEVLSSSNFIPVVSPIGADAEGQTYNINADTAALEIAKAIKARKLIFVSDIPGVMRDPSDPKSVIGTIRRGEVESMISDGTLSGGMIPKIRAASGALDICRKVHILDGRRPHGLLLELFTNEGIGTQIVR; via the coding sequence ATGCGCAATCTGTCCATCGAAGAACTGACCGCCCGGGCGGAAATCCTGATCGAAGCCATGCCGTACATCAGCCAGTTCCGCGGCTCGATTGCCGTGATCAAGTACGGCGGTGCGGCCATGGTGGAGGAAGAACTGAAGAAAGCCGTGATCCAGGACATTGCCCTGATGCAGACCGTCGGGATTCACCCGGTCGTCGTCCACGGGGGCGGGAAGGAAATCACCGCGCTGCTCTCCCAGATGGGCGCGCAGACGCAGTTCATCGACGGCCAGCGCGTGACAGACGCCCAGGCGCTGGACGCCGCCGAAATGGTCCTGGCCGGGCGCATCTCGGGCGAGATCGTGGCCGGCCTGAACGCCGCGGGGGCGCGTGCCGTCGGCGTTTCGGGCAAGGACGGCGGGTTACTGCGGGCTCGCAAGCACCAGCCGGGCGGCACGGATCTGGGCTTCGTCGGCGAGGTCGAAGAAGTCCACCCCGAAGTCATCGAAGTCCTCTCCTCCAGCAATTTCATTCCGGTTGTGTCGCCGATCGGTGCGGACGCCGAAGGCCAGACTTACAACATCAACGCAGACACGGCGGCCTTGGAAATCGCGAAGGCGATCAAGGCGCGAAAGCTGATTTTCGTCAGCGACATTCCCGGCGTGATGCGCGATCCGAGCGATCCCAAGTCAGTCATCGGGACGATCCGCCGCGGCGAGGTGGAGTCCATGATCAGCGACGGAACGCTGTCCGGTGGGATGATTCCGAAGATTCGCGCGGCTTCCGGTGCGCTCGACATCTGTCGGAAAGTCCACATCCTCGATGGACGCCGCCCGCACGGATTGTTATTGGAGCTCTTTACGAACGAAGGAATCGGAACGCAAATCGTCCGCTGA
- a CDS encoding chloride channel protein yields the protein MRERLQAYWIRVGRFIRSDQVLILVMAAVVGVLSAYGAILFRWLIHWSQFAFFQSSNVDLAYLETLPWYWKLLAPALGGLLVAAVVVKWSPESKGSGIPEVIESVALRGGAVRKRVAPLKAVAAAICIGSGGSAGREGPVVHIGAAVGSWIAQSLRVSVKQMRTLVGCGVAGGIAATFNTPFAGALFAVEVVLGDFGTAKISPIVIASVVATVISRHYIGDFPQITVPPFHEDINLITIIPYFIVGIGSAFVSAGFIKSLGWGWKLADRWKFSPFLLPAIGGLLVGTIGIFVPDVFGVGYDTINAVLENQIGLGMLILILLLKVFATSATLTSGGSGGVFAPSLVIGALLGGIVGVITMRIAPGWVQSPHALALVGMGALVAGTTRAPISAVLVIFEMSYEYSVILPLMAACIPSVLISAWLHRDSIYIAKLTHKGVSLKARGDVNLLKGLQVGDVVQPRVESINAGAPLTEVLERFMETRFPIMWMVDGNGKLLGVLESKNLEIAILERESLLELIVAQDIAVPVEAPIHPKDDLSFAMKLFADVPFEVLPVVDKADGHLLGDLLRSDVIDAYNRELAMRDSMATTVDAINVADRLGHVDIGDGYALIEYEVPVHLVGKTLVEIDLRKKAEAQCVLIKRHKQRLVPRPDTVFQAGDALLLAGDPRKMNERLRKL from the coding sequence ATGCGAGAACGACTGCAAGCATATTGGATTCGCGTTGGTCGGTTCATTCGCTCCGACCAGGTGCTGATTCTCGTGATGGCAGCGGTCGTTGGTGTCCTCTCTGCATACGGTGCAATTCTCTTTCGCTGGCTGATTCACTGGAGCCAGTTCGCCTTCTTCCAGTCCAGCAACGTCGACCTCGCCTACCTCGAAACCCTGCCGTGGTATTGGAAGTTGCTCGCCCCAGCCTTAGGTGGCCTGCTCGTGGCGGCCGTGGTCGTCAAGTGGTCCCCCGAATCAAAAGGCAGCGGAATTCCCGAGGTCATCGAGTCCGTTGCCCTTCGCGGCGGCGCCGTACGCAAACGCGTTGCACCTCTGAAGGCCGTCGCCGCGGCAATCTGCATCGGCAGTGGTGGCTCGGCCGGCCGTGAAGGCCCCGTCGTGCACATTGGTGCTGCTGTGGGTTCCTGGATCGCCCAATCGCTGCGGGTCTCCGTGAAGCAGATGCGCACGCTCGTTGGCTGCGGCGTGGCGGGCGGTATTGCTGCCACGTTTAACACGCCATTCGCCGGCGCTCTGTTCGCCGTCGAGGTCGTCCTCGGCGACTTCGGCACGGCAAAGATCAGCCCGATCGTTATTGCCTCCGTCGTCGCCACCGTGATCAGCCGTCATTACATTGGCGACTTCCCACAGATCACGGTACCTCCCTTTCACGAAGACATCAATCTGATCACGATCATCCCCTATTTCATCGTTGGTATCGGCAGCGCTTTCGTCTCGGCCGGCTTCATCAAGTCACTCGGTTGGGGCTGGAAGTTGGCCGATCGGTGGAAGTTCAGCCCGTTCCTGCTGCCCGCAATCGGCGGTCTTCTCGTCGGAACAATCGGCATCTTCGTGCCGGACGTGTTTGGTGTCGGTTACGATACGATCAACGCCGTACTCGAAAACCAGATCGGTCTCGGGATGCTGATCCTCATTCTCTTGCTGAAGGTCTTCGCGACATCCGCAACTCTGACATCCGGCGGATCGGGCGGTGTGTTTGCTCCGTCCCTTGTGATCGGTGCGCTGCTGGGTGGGATTGTCGGCGTCATCACGATGCGGATCGCGCCCGGGTGGGTACAATCGCCACACGCATTGGCGCTCGTTGGGATGGGCGCTCTCGTTGCCGGCACAACGCGCGCACCGATCTCGGCCGTGCTCGTCATCTTCGAAATGTCCTACGAATACAGCGTCATTCTCCCGCTGATGGCCGCCTGCATTCCCAGCGTTCTCATCTCTGCCTGGCTGCATCGGGATTCGATCTACATCGCAAAGCTGACGCACAAGGGCGTGAGCCTGAAAGCCCGCGGCGATGTCAATCTGCTGAAGGGCCTCCAGGTCGGCGACGTGGTACAACCTCGAGTCGAATCGATCAATGCCGGCGCGCCGCTGACGGAAGTGCTCGAACGATTCATGGAAACGCGTTTCCCGATCATGTGGATGGTCGATGGCAACGGCAAACTCCTCGGCGTTTTGGAATCGAAGAACCTGGAGATCGCGATCCTCGAAAGGGAATCATTGTTGGAACTTATCGTCGCTCAGGATATTGCCGTGCCCGTCGAGGCGCCCATTCATCCAAAGGATGATCTAAGTTTCGCAATGAAGCTCTTCGCCGACGTGCCGTTCGAGGTCCTTCCAGTCGTCGACAAGGCGGATGGACATTTGCTCGGCGATCTACTGCGCAGCGATGTCATCGATGCCTACAATCGCGAGCTTGCGATGCGCGACTCGATGGCCACTACGGTCGATGCGATCAATGTGGCGGACCGGCTCGGCCATGTCGACATCGGTGACGGCTATGCCCTGATCGAGTACGAGGTACCCGTCCACCTAGTTGGCAAGACGCTGGTGGAAATCGACCTTCGCAAGAAGGCGGAGGCTCAATGCGTTCTGATCAAGCGCCACAAGCAGCGACTCGTTCCGCGCCCGGACACGGTCTTCCAGGCCGGCGATGCGCTTCTGCTGGCCGGCGACCCGCGCAAGATGAACGAACGACTCAGGAAGCTGTAG
- a CDS encoding NAD-binding protein, with product MTRAAAKSRVLRSKVRAFITHPITDNVVAFLIVASVALLFAELFIAGYQMVHLAGDIITALFVIELSMRFYSASSKRSFFRLYWLDIISVLPLLRPWRLLRLFRLLRLFRVGPLLMRSNRRMASVLRQVVGEQLQIVMLILVTVVGVALGLRGVESANPAFDSFGETLWWSIFSIIAGEPGGEIPSTFAGKLLTVIIMAAGLTVFALFTGTVSAVMADRFRTGLRSNLMNLDDLKDHVIICGWNRSARTLLEELRSPRGGKARSIIILAEQKPTLSEAHENDPSIFFIEGDYTRTDVLEKAGVERASRAILLADKSIATRSDQDRDARTILAAMMIEKVSPGIFTCAELLSRDNIQHLLLAGIEEVVIADDYSGTLLAASSRIRGVTEIADEIFSSQYGNQFYKREIPSAWIDKSFLEVQKLVKEQYDALAVAVERAGGSGLEANLPGETTLRHRTVTNPPADFRLHTGDWLITIATEEPKW from the coding sequence TTGACGAGAGCCGCCGCCAAATCGCGCGTCTTGCGATCGAAGGTTCGCGCCTTCATCACGCATCCGATCACGGATAACGTGGTTGCCTTCCTGATTGTCGCGTCGGTCGCGCTGCTCTTTGCCGAGCTCTTCATCGCCGGCTACCAAATGGTCCACCTTGCGGGCGATATCATCACCGCGCTCTTCGTGATCGAACTCTCCATGCGGTTCTATTCCGCCTCGTCGAAGCGTTCCTTCTTCCGCCTGTACTGGCTCGACATCATCTCGGTGCTTCCACTTCTGCGGCCGTGGCGACTTCTTCGACTGTTCCGATTACTGAGGCTCTTCCGCGTCGGCCCGCTCTTGATGCGCAGCAATCGACGCATGGCCAGCGTTCTTCGCCAGGTTGTCGGCGAGCAGCTTCAGATCGTCATGCTCATTCTCGTTACTGTCGTCGGTGTCGCATTGGGTTTGCGTGGCGTCGAATCCGCCAATCCCGCCTTCGACAGCTTTGGCGAAACGCTTTGGTGGTCGATCTTCTCGATCATTGCCGGCGAACCGGGGGGAGAAATCCCGTCCACGTTCGCAGGCAAACTGCTGACCGTGATCATCATGGCGGCAGGGCTGACTGTTTTTGCACTCTTCACTGGTACGGTCTCCGCCGTGATGGCGGATCGATTCCGAACAGGCCTAAGGAGCAATCTGATGAACCTGGACGATCTGAAGGATCATGTGATCATCTGCGGATGGAATCGTTCCGCGCGCACTCTGCTGGAAGAACTCCGAAGCCCCCGCGGCGGCAAGGCGCGAAGCATTATTATCCTCGCAGAGCAGAAGCCCACTCTCAGCGAGGCTCACGAGAACGACCCCAGCATCTTCTTCATCGAAGGCGATTACACGCGCACGGACGTCCTCGAAAAGGCCGGCGTCGAGCGGGCCTCCCGCGCGATCCTCCTGGCGGACAAATCCATCGCCACGCGCTCCGACCAGGACCGCGATGCCCGGACGATTCTGGCTGCGATGATGATCGAGAAGGTTTCGCCCGGGATCTTCACATGCGCTGAGCTGCTCTCGCGCGACAACATTCAGCACCTTCTCCTGGCCGGAATTGAAGAAGTCGTCATCGCCGACGACTACAGCGGCACACTGCTGGCCGCCAGTTCCCGCATTCGCGGCGTGACAGAGATCGCCGACGAGATCTTCAGCAGCCAGTACGGGAATCAGTTCTACAAGCGCGAAATCCCCTCGGCCTGGATCGACAAGTCGTTCCTGGAGGTCCAGAAGCTCGTCAAAGAGCAATACGACGCCCTGGCCGTGGCGGTGGAGCGCGCGGGCGGTTCGGGCCTGGAGGCCAATCTGCCGGGCGAGACGACCCTGCGGCACCGCACGGTGACCAATCCCCCAGCGGACTTCCGGCTGCACACCGGCGATTGGCTGATCACGATCGCGACGGAGGAGCCGAAGTGGTGA
- a CDS encoding DEAD/DEAH box helicase: protein MEALIEEFLHHPSVRRNIAHVERVPARPARTAPWPEAVSQPLRDALLARGIAQPYTHQAQVIENAMAGKNSVVVTPTASGKTVCYNVPVLQSILDDTNARALYFYPTKALSHDQYRELYELSQACGKDIRVYTYDGDTPPATRRSLRNAGHIVMTNPDMLHSGILPHHTNWIQLFENLRYVVIDELHQYRGVFGSHLANVMRRLNRICDFYGSKPTFICSSATIANPAELATQLTQKDFALVDDSGAPTGERVFVFYNPPVVNKELNIRKSVRTEASRLASRFIARGHQTIVFGSSRNMVEVITTYLKRTMSRMHRDPDRIAGYRSGYLPLERRRIEQGLKNGHLLGVVSTNALELGIDIGGLDVSIMAGYPGTIASAWQQAGRAGRKASTALSIYVGGNSPIDQFLMTHPEFFFGRSPEQGIINPDNLTILASHLKCGSFELPFERTEAFGGTDPKPILQYLEDQHVLRHSGNRWHYSEDAYPAENVSLRTGANQNFIILDTGNNNEVLGEVDYNAAPFLIHDHAIYIHNAVTYYVEKLEWDRRTCYVRQRRVDYYTDAEASSNIQVLSVDEELMVSESNKVLEAKRFGDISVATVIARFKKVKFETHESIGYGPVSVPQLEIQTEAMWFTFRPTLRAELKKRGHDIAAGLKGLAHLLRNTVPIYVMCDPRDIGVTAMVRAPYDQLPTIYIWDRFAGGIGLARRLFTMETKVLKAAREMLNGCTCQGGCPSCVGPILEAGEGAREVAGVLLEELLSER from the coding sequence ATCGAGGCACTGATCGAGGAGTTTCTCCACCACCCCTCCGTCCGGCGGAATATTGCCCACGTGGAGCGCGTGCCCGCTCGCCCGGCGCGCACGGCGCCGTGGCCCGAGGCCGTCTCGCAGCCACTGCGCGATGCCTTGCTCGCCCGCGGGATCGCCCAGCCCTACACGCACCAGGCGCAGGTGATTGAGAACGCCATGGCAGGAAAGAACTCTGTCGTTGTCACGCCGACCGCGTCCGGCAAGACGGTCTGCTACAACGTGCCCGTCCTGCAGAGCATCCTCGACGACACGAACGCCCGCGCCCTCTACTTCTACCCCACCAAGGCTCTCAGTCACGACCAGTACCGAGAGCTCTACGAACTCTCGCAGGCCTGCGGGAAAGATATTCGCGTCTACACGTATGACGGCGACACGCCGCCGGCCACTCGACGATCGCTGCGCAACGCCGGGCACATCGTGATGACGAATCCGGACATGCTGCACAGCGGCATTCTCCCCCACCACACGAATTGGATTCAGCTATTCGAAAACCTGCGCTACGTCGTCATCGACGAGTTGCACCAGTACCGGGGCGTCTTCGGCAGCCACCTGGCCAACGTGATGCGCCGCCTGAATCGCATCTGTGATTTCTACGGCTCGAAGCCGACCTTCATCTGCTCCTCAGCAACGATTGCCAACCCAGCGGAACTGGCGACGCAACTCACGCAGAAGGACTTCGCGCTGGTCGACGATTCCGGCGCGCCGACTGGCGAACGCGTCTTTGTTTTCTACAACCCGCCGGTCGTGAACAAGGAACTCAACATCCGCAAGTCCGTTCGGACAGAGGCCAGTCGCCTCGCTTCGCGCTTCATTGCGCGCGGGCACCAGACGATTGTCTTCGGATCGTCGCGCAACATGGTGGAGGTCATCACGACCTACCTGAAGCGCACGATGTCTCGCATGCACCGCGATCCCGACAGAATCGCCGGCTATCGTTCGGGCTACTTGCCCCTCGAACGACGCCGCATCGAGCAGGGCTTGAAGAACGGTCACTTGCTCGGTGTTGTGTCGACGAACGCTCTTGAATTGGGGATCGACATCGGTGGGCTTGACGTCTCAATCATGGCCGGCTATCCGGGAACGATCGCCAGCGCCTGGCAACAAGCCGGCCGCGCCGGTCGAAAGGCCAGCACAGCCCTCTCCATCTACGTCGGCGGCAATTCCCCGATCGACCAGTTCCTGATGACGCATCCGGAGTTCTTCTTCGGGCGCTCGCCGGAGCAGGGCATCATCAATCCGGACAACCTGACGATCCTCGCGTCGCACTTGAAATGCGGTTCGTTCGAGCTCCCGTTCGAGCGCACCGAAGCCTTCGGCGGTACGGATCCAAAGCCGATCCTGCAGTACTTGGAAGATCAGCACGTGCTGCGCCACAGCGGAAACCGCTGGCACTACTCGGAGGACGCGTACCCGGCCGAAAACGTCAGCCTGCGGACAGGCGCGAACCAGAACTTCATTATTCTTGATACGGGCAACAACAACGAGGTTCTCGGCGAGGTCGACTACAACGCCGCGCCATTTCTGATTCACGATCACGCGATCTACATTCACAATGCCGTGACGTACTACGTCGAGAAGTTGGAATGGGATCGCCGCACCTGCTATGTGCGCCAGCGCCGCGTCGATTATTACACCGACGCCGAGGCGAGTTCGAACATCCAAGTGCTTTCCGTTGATGAAGAACTCATGGTCTCTGAATCAAATAAGGTGCTCGAGGCAAAGCGCTTTGGCGACATCAGCGTCGCGACCGTGATCGCGCGTTTCAAGAAGGTGAAGTTCGAGACACACGAATCGATCGGTTATGGCCCAGTCAGCGTTCCACAACTCGAGATCCAAACCGAAGCAATGTGGTTCACATTCCGTCCGACGCTGCGTGCAGAACTGAAGAAGCGCGGCCACGATATCGCCGCCGGGCTCAAGGGCCTGGCACATCTGCTGCGCAACACCGTCCCCATCTACGTGATGTGCGATCCGCGCGACATCGGTGTGACCGCAATGGTGCGAGCCCCGTACGATCAATTGCCGACGATCTACATCTGGGATCGATTCGCAGGCGGGATCGGCCTGGCGCGCAGACTCTTCACAATGGAAACGAAAGTGCTGAAGGCCGCCCGCGAGATGCTGAACGGCTGCACCTGCCAGGGCGGCTGCCCATCGTGCGTCGGTCCAATTCTCGAAGCAGGCGAAGGCGCACGCGAAGTGGCAGGCGTATTGCTCGAAGAATTGCTTTCGGAACGCTGA
- a CDS encoding alpha/beta hydrolase, with translation MRSEKFSVPISGEGSVLVRAAVAEGTPLFLMHGGPGGTDYLFPYFAVRAAEAGYRAIGICQRGTPGSPSDGPFTADANIEDMEAVRQYLGAERIGVLGHSWGGVLSTFYSSRHPERVERLTLICPIGPRKGWLVGFRKRVEQRLSAAESARVRQLKEQADAAPTPEERGRLMAERSNIMVHTYYAPLHREGKPGLANLTWEVYESVMASVEDWYNNTDWELGLDGLDCPITIIHGEQDVVPPSVPRDYANLFPTAHFIAMKTAGHFPWLEEPEEFNAHLEVALAD, from the coding sequence ATGCGCAGTGAGAAATTCTCCGTCCCCATTTCCGGTGAAGGCTCCGTGCTGGTTCGTGCCGCGGTCGCCGAAGGAACGCCGCTGTTTCTGATGCATGGCGGCCCGGGAGGGACGGACTATCTGTTCCCATACTTCGCCGTGCGGGCTGCCGAAGCGGGATACCGCGCCATCGGTATCTGCCAGCGCGGCACTCCGGGCTCGCCGAGCGATGGCCCCTTCACGGCCGATGCCAATATCGAAGACATGGAGGCCGTGCGCCAGTATCTCGGAGCAGAGCGAATCGGCGTGCTCGGACATTCCTGGGGTGGTGTGCTCTCCACCTTCTATTCCTCGCGCCACCCGGAACGCGTGGAACGCCTCACACTCATCTGCCCGATCGGTCCGCGAAAAGGCTGGCTCGTAGGATTCCGCAAACGCGTCGAACAACGCCTCTCCGCCGCGGAAAGCGCTCGCGTGCGCCAGTTGAAGGAGCAGGCGGATGCGGCCCCGACACCCGAAGAACGCGGACGCCTGATGGCCGAGCGTTCCAATATCATGGTGCACACCTACTACGCGCCACTTCACCGCGAAGGGAAACCCGGGCTCGCGAATCTGACATGGGAAGTCTATGAATCGGTGATGGCGTCGGTCGAAGATTGGTACAACAACACCGATTGGGAACTCGGATTGGATGGACTCGACTGCCCGATCACAATCATCCACGGCGAACAGGATGTGGTCCCGCCATCCGTGCCACGCGACTACGCGAACCTGTTCCCCACCGCACATTTCATCGCTATGAAGACTGCGGGGCATTTCCCCTGGCTGGAAGAACCGGAGGAGTTCAACGCGCACCTTGAGGTCGCATTGGCGGACTGA
- a CDS encoding right-handed parallel beta-helix repeat-containing protein: protein MSAASPTIVRSLLALPAFVIFVASAYAQAESIADVHDYDAIVYVDPSAPDPGNGSSPEKPLHSWIDVRFQPATAYLQKRGTRDRLEASITVNGTNILLGAYGDETAPRPEIHANVPGAHAFDFRGAGSTIRDLRITSSEATSLIRFASWNHAEDGTVYNCELLGQGTDESPTWAVRVFANGARILSTRIQYTKDDGIFVQNAANVEIANCHISAVNQAWLQEGVSPRNGKPWTEEINSPGDGIQLDGAIDGFHIHHNTIDRTDTQNKFCIIANARTPGVTGVIENNHILFHDGVAGIYAAQFSAEPMDFRILIRSNLFESSGGGAAVYAHAARTVFSTNIFENPDAGILLVTPAATSEIHHNTFHGISNVAIRGDQTTMNISNNIFDLADGAKSVSTMRGDTRMTHNLFTEAESALGSHPIIGEPRFTNPTDHNYTPGAGSPAIEAGIPIEGLTKDARGQAYIGEPDVGAFESAN, encoded by the coding sequence ATGTCTGCAGCCTCGCCAACGATAGTGCGCAGTCTCCTCGCGCTTCCCGCGTTTGTGATCTTTGTTGCCAGCGCGTACGCCCAAGCCGAAAGCATCGCGGATGTCCACGATTACGATGCAATCGTTTATGTCGATCCATCTGCGCCAGATCCAGGCAATGGAAGTTCGCCGGAGAAACCGTTGCATTCCTGGATAGATGTGCGATTCCAACCCGCAACAGCTTATCTGCAAAAGCGCGGCACACGGGATCGACTCGAAGCATCAATCACCGTCAATGGAACGAACATCCTCCTCGGTGCGTACGGCGATGAAACCGCTCCTCGTCCCGAGATTCACGCGAATGTCCCCGGTGCGCATGCCTTTGATTTCCGAGGCGCTGGATCCACTATCCGCGATTTGCGAATTACCTCGTCCGAGGCCACCAGCCTGATCAGATTCGCTTCCTGGAACCACGCAGAAGACGGAACGGTCTACAATTGTGAGTTGCTTGGCCAGGGCACCGATGAAAGCCCCACCTGGGCCGTACGAGTCTTCGCGAATGGCGCGCGGATTCTGAGCACGAGGATCCAATATACAAAGGACGATGGGATATTCGTCCAGAACGCCGCCAATGTGGAGATCGCCAACTGTCACATTTCTGCGGTCAATCAAGCGTGGCTACAGGAAGGAGTGAGCCCCAGGAATGGGAAGCCTTGGACCGAGGAAATCAACTCGCCGGGCGATGGGATTCAACTGGATGGCGCCATCGATGGCTTCCACATACACCACAACACTATCGATCGGACCGACACGCAAAACAAGTTCTGTATCATCGCCAACGCTCGCACTCCGGGTGTCACTGGTGTGATCGAGAACAATCACATCTTGTTTCATGATGGTGTGGCTGGCATCTATGCCGCGCAGTTTTCTGCGGAACCAATGGACTTTCGCATTCTGATTCGGAGCAATCTCTTTGAATCGAGCGGAGGCGGTGCCGCTGTCTATGCGCATGCTGCGCGGACCGTGTTCTCCACAAATATCTTCGAGAACCCGGATGCCGGGATCTTGCTCGTGACTCCGGCGGCGACCTCCGAAATTCACCACAACACATTTCACGGAATCTCAAACGTCGCCATTCGCGGCGATCAGACGACCATGAACATCTCCAACAACATCTTCGATCTGGCAGACGGGGCGAAATCCGTCAGCACCATGCGTGGAGATACTCGGATGACGCACAACCTCTTCACAGAGGCTGAAAGCGCGCTGGGCAGTCATCCCATCATCGGCGAGCCACGCTTCACCAATCCCACAGACCACAACTACACGCCCGGCGCCGGCTCCCCGGCCATCGAGGCTGGAATACCCATCGAAGGCCTGACCAAAGATGCCCGAGGCCAAGCCTATATCGGCGAGCCCGATGTTGGTGCGTTCGAATCTGCGAATTAG
- a CDS encoding toll/interleukin-1 receptor domain-containing protein, protein MARCTAPVYGHRTESGRANCPVCGRQGRGYGYRPTYSPSYASPLAGSNSSGSGRVQGSGKRTTRATWSRPGSPVLYTPTQLQDLTPIRERIEVVAKEKPELCDAFLCHAWADRQGVAKDLHDLLNARGVRVWFSENDIPLGVPFLRSIDKGLAKSRVGLVLVTPALLQRLAEESVADKELSVLLQRQQLVPIVHGTTYDALRDVSPLLASRNGVSTAEEDTLEKVAEKLADFLIVRPC, encoded by the coding sequence ATGGCTCGATGCACAGCACCAGTTTACGGCCACAGAACAGAAAGCGGGAGGGCGAACTGCCCTGTTTGTGGTCGCCAAGGCCGCGGTTACGGTTACAGACCGACTTACTCCCCTTCCTATGCTTCTCCATTGGCTGGAAGCAACTCGTCCGGTAGCGGAAGAGTGCAGGGCAGCGGCAAGCGCACAACGAGAGCGACGTGGTCCAGACCGGGTTCTCCCGTTCTCTATACGCCCACCCAGTTGCAGGATCTCACTCCGATCCGCGAACGTATCGAGGTCGTCGCGAAGGAGAAGCCTGAGCTCTGTGATGCGTTTCTCTGCCACGCCTGGGCCGACAGGCAAGGAGTGGCCAAGGATCTGCACGATTTACTCAATGCGCGTGGGGTTCGAGTCTGGTTTAGTGAGAATGACATTCCTCTCGGCGTTCCGTTTCTCCGCAGCATAGACAAGGGCTTGGCGAAGTCGCGCGTGGGACTAGTGCTCGTAACCCCGGCGCTGCTGCAGCGACTTGCGGAAGAGAGCGTTGCTGACAAGGAGCTTTCGGTATTACTCCAGCGTCAGCAACTAGTTCCAATCGTTCATGGGACAACTTACGATGCTCTCCGCGATGTCAGTCCTCTGCTCGCCTCGCGAAACGGGGTAAGTACAGCGGAAGAAGATACACTGGAGAAGGTCGCAGAGAAGCTCGCAGATTTCCTCATCGTACGGCCCTGCTGA